The genomic window ATTCCAGTCCTGGACCTGATGACTCTTTATTTGGCAGGAGTTTGTTCTTTTTGAAAGGTAATTAGCGCTTACaactcaaaatattatatttcctaTCTCCTTTATAATTTGGGAAAAATACTATCGTGGTCTGCTTTCATATTTTCAGGTCACGAATGGAAAGACATGCGCACATCTTTAAGCCCAGCATTCACAAGTTCCAAGATACGTCAAATGGTGCCTTTTATGATGGAAGTCGGTGAACAAATGATATTGTCTTTGAAGAAGAAGTTGAAAAACTCTGGAGGTACATTCTAACGCAAGTACCTACCAGTCTTAATAGTAGGAACTAACTTAtacatctacatacatatatgttttgtttatattttaggaGACTACATAGATGTTGAGTGCAAGGACCTAACGACGCGCTTTGCCAATGATGTGATAGCTTCTTGCGCCTTCGGTCTGAAGGTAGACTCTCACGCCGATGAAGACAATGAGTTCTATAAGATGGGCAAAGCAGTGTCTTCTTTTAAGTTTTCTCAAATACTGTTTTTCATCCTGTTATCAAGCCTGCCTTTTGTTAATAAGGTAAGTTACGTTTGGCtcactttgatattttaaattggttatAATGCACACTAAAACAACTTCAATATTGAGACAAAGTAATTTTTAGTAGGtaaaaaatggcaaaaaaatGACACAGTAGATAAATAGGTGAAACAAATATGAAACCGATGACGGTTTTGTTTTCCAGGGTCAAAATGTAATTTACCCATGTGTTTTTACTATCAAATGCAGCTTATCGCCATTGATGTCGTGCCGAAGCCTGCTCAGGATTTCTTCAGGCGCTTAGTATTAGACGCGATGAAAGAGAGGGAAcagaagaatatttttagacCTGATATGATTCACTTGCTTATGGAGGCCAAAAAAggtgacaatattaaaaaaatcttctttagcTTCATGTATTTCCATAGATTTAATACAAATTTACTTTAGCCTTAAGTCAGTCCTATATTTATTCTGAAATAGAGATATATTCTGATTCCtgctatatttaattatttcaggtAAACTATCTCATGAAGAAGTCAAGTCTAAGGACGAGGCTGCTGGTTTCGCAACCGTCGAAGAATCAACAGTTGGCCGAAAACAATTGACTAGAGGTAACCCTATATTTGAAAAGGAAAAAATCAAAGCAGTTAAAAGAACGGCAAACAATGCAATTGAtgggtttttgtttttcttcattgCAGTATGGAAGGATGATGACCTAGTCTCCCAAGCATTCCTGTTCTTTGCTGCTGGTTTTGAATCAGTGTCGTCCAGTATGTCATTTCTCCTGTATGAGCTGGCTTTGAACCCTGACGTACAAGAGCGACTGGCGCAGGAGATCAGGGACTATGACGCTAAGAGTGGCGGCAAGTTCGACTTCAGCTCCATACAGAGCTTGAAGTATATGGATATGGTTATTTCAGGTAGGTAAAGTTTTGGAAGTGCTCAgaatattgaattttgttataaaGATGCAAACATGGATACATTCTATGAATATCTACctatgatatatttttcttcataagGCATTGAGCATCATAACGCCTTGGTTCCTCGATGATACTTGtaaatactttaataaataaaaccaagcaAATAGAATCTAGCCAATAAAATCGGGGGAGTGCATTACTtagtgatatattttatttaattttaatattactttgtcTATTGCAGAACTGTTAAGGAGATGGCCACCATTTGTGGTCTTAGACAGACAATGCACAAAGGATTATAATTTGGGGAAACCAAACCCTGATTCTGAAAAAGATTatattgtaagttttatttcatattatttttcttgcttTGAACATCCAGCAGCCAATATCGAACATTAAACATGTTTCGATAACAAGTCAAAGCGACTACtttctgtaattttaaaatatttttcataattttcagttACGTGAAGGCGCAGATATTCTGGTACCGGTGTACGGAATCCACTTAAATCCTGAATACTTCCCTAACCCTGAGAAGTTTGACCCTGAACGGTTCTCTGAtgaaaacaaacacaatattaaacCATTCACGTACATGCCTTTTGGTAATGGACCTAGGAATTGTCTGGGTAAGTTAACTCAAGTTTAAGAGTTGGATAAATTAAAGGGAAATATTTCCTATCGGTGAAGCGTTACAATcctcttaataaaaaatattcaagagaACTAGGGCTTTtctatagctttccaacagtgaaagaatatttcaaatcggtttagcagtttcggagcctttacgggGCCTTTGTAAATACTTGCATATAACCTTAAAACCGTCCTATTCTAATTTCCAGGATCGAGATTTGCTCTGTGCGAGATGAAAGTGATAACATACCAGTTAATCCGGCACATGGTGCTCTCCCCTTGTGAGAAGACCAGCATCCCTGCGAAGTTGTCTCCCGATCAGTTCAACCTTCGGCTGGAAGGTGGACACTGGCTTAGGTTCAGATTAAGGGACtaattattgataaaaatcgTTATATCTGATTATAGAGCTGATAATCGGAGCAAAAAAGGCACTGTAAGAGCGCGCGCACATTACAAACTTTTAGACGGCCGATAAttgatttgggctcataaatcagtatgacgATGAATGGAATGTAACACCGATTAGATATTTGTTCGGAGTAGCAGCAGTGTGCGCGCAGGCTAAGGTTgatcttgaaattattttttacgctTATGTAACTTTGTTATGTGCatttatttagtaatattaaagAAGAACACATACTGTGACTTTTCATTTACCTTACCCATGAATATAATGAAACGTGTTTTGAAAGCTTTATGTTGTGTTTTAGAAGACATTAGGGTTCATGTACCTAAGTTGTTCTTCATTGGGTATTTAGATAATTATCGTGCAAATGAGCAGATTCACTCAGGTACTATAAGTAAATGCAAGTCTGTTAAGAAGAGTAGAAATTCAGGTGTAGGTGTTAAAAgaacatttttgatttaaattatagTTATTCGACATGAACTACACCACTATATTCGGCAGCGGGATTGTTTTAAATCCCCCTGACATATGTTTGCGGGCATACATCACCGTTCGTTACGGGTGACCGCCGCCATATTCATTAGTGGGGTTAATTACCGAACTGAATTATATCGACCAATTACATCACTTCATGCCACACTAGGTTTCCTACTTTTGGATGAACTGgctgaaaaataagttttttcgTGATTTTCCACAGAACTGTGGGCCTTGTAGATTAATCTTCTTGAGTATTTCAACCATCAGTGTACTTATTAAAATTGCTCCTAATGCACGACACACAGCTTGCAACTTTTGGTTTCTGTTCTTTGCATTCCTATTTTTGCATGTAAACCGTTACGGATACCACATATTCTTAAACTCATCTAAAAGAAACAGTCAACTAGGATTCCAATAATAGCAGCGCCTTAGTTTTTGTACATAGCTATAAGTTTCGTTCGAGTTAGTACACCGAATATTTCTGAATGGAGAGCAACAGAGGGAATTACTTaataactgtttatttatttttttgttgaaatatccTACAACCTATGTTTCAACATTGTATATACCTGTAAAGTCAACCTATTCACAATAATAGCCTGGTAAGAGTGGATGTAgctttaaaagaagattatacAGCGAGAGCGTTCATTAGCCATTAACCTCTTCAGTAATGAGATGCAAAACGAAATCTATCGATTAGATGCAACAAAAATACCTTAACATTTTGTGCCATTATTTGGTCTGGTGTTTAACTTAAAACTTCCGCCGGCGGCCCGCAGTCTGCTATATTTTcgaatttattatgtaaattagtGGCGACGGTTGCAGCTAATCCGGTTGCTGCTTTGTTTCGCTTacattattcatttgttttcattgcGCTAATGACCTCCTGATGACAACCTTACAAATGAGTTTCAAAGAAAAAGTCCCCATTATCATTTAAATCTAAAGCAAAAACTATCACACCCGAGAGATGCATTAATTACATTACCATGTGGCGATTTCAGAACATTCAAACTACAAACATAATTTAACCAAAATAGGGTAATGTCTAAACCCATACAAATCCGCGGGGAAAAGTATATCTGAATAAGTTTACATCCGCGACGAAATTTACGATTCCCTGTACATTACTCGAGCTTTCAACACTGGTTCGAGCAAGTCTACTGAATACATTAACTAGAGGACCATAGCCTAGGGGAGCAGGATCAGTTTTTGTTGGTACGCTGGTGAAAAGTGACGTTTTTTGTGCTACGCGGGCTTAGCATGTGGGTGTTACAGCATGTTACTGAGCTGTGACAGATTATTAATCACGTTGGTGACGTCACGGACAGACTGACGCCCGTCATCCGGGTTGATGTTTAGTGGTCGATGGCGCAAGTTTGGGGTCTTAGCGATTGCACAACTCCCGTCATTCATAACCAAGTCGTTGAAAATTTTCTCAGAAGACAGGCTAACCTTGACAGAAAAGCTGAATAAAACTAGAACatcttgcaataaaaaaatctatctgGGTATCTACCCAGATTCTCGCAGCTCTGTCTTCAGATTATTGAGAAGTAATAGTTCCCAGGTCAGCATTTGAGAAACTAAAGACGGTAAACATTTTTAGCATCCGAAAAATACAAGTTCTTTCACATTTGGTGTAGAAAGCAATATCTTATCCCTTGCAGCATTTACATAGCGTTTATTTCACGTTGTAGGCTGACTGCGAACACAAATTCGCGGCTGGTGTCAACTCATTTCGTGCCGCTGTCGGGCTGCCGTCGGCTGCTTCGGGAAAAGAATTTATTGAAACCTATAGACTGGCTTATATGTGGTGAAGTATGACTATGACAGATAACTGCAGTCGTATTGCGGGTTTAAGCTGCTTGTTGAAAATGTTGGGATCAGGAAATTTTAAGAAAGAATTAATATTCCGTACGGAGCCGACCAAATGATGCGTAAATAGATAAATTGTTGCGAAAGACCACTTCATCGAAATAGGATATCCTGTTCACTCTCTTCTCTAAGTCACAAGGGCTCCAGGGTCggaataaacaaatgaaacacatTGTGCCGTAAGCGTCGTCTATAGACGTTAGGGGTCCTTAATCGTGGCCGGCCGTGTTGCCAACTCCAATGAACATCTATCACGGGGCTCATTAGAGACGAGAACTTGCCCACCAAACTGGCGAGATAAACTTTGTATATCGCCCCACTGATTAAAGCAATGTTATTTATTCCCCATTCTTTGTTTTGCTGATTGTTTATTTGCTGAATAAAGCTTTCGGCTCAGATTGCTCCTGTCTTctgcaatttgttttattaattgttggggggtaattgttttttgttttgctttgtGTTTTGCGTTTAGGGTTGCTTGTGTTAATTAAATATCGTATTTAATTATCGTCATTAATACATTATATCCTccacttattgttttattgcaggATATTACACGTTCTCAAACATTGTTATCAAGACCAATATAGCTTTTGTTATCACAACAGTTTTAATTACAGACAGAGTATTGTCCCATATTTTTCCCAtacacatttttatacatatattgtaagCAGCCACTCCGGAAGATCTTAATGGCTGCGATGTTTTAAAATCGCGTTACTTCAGTATTAGGGAGGAAATCCCGCGGCACACAAACATAGAATAATAAAAGTGTAGGAACAACTTTGTGGGAACAGCCGGTTTACGATGCGAGACTTACTACACATACGGGAATCGGGACCAACGAGCATAATAACATGTAATTCTTACTTATTTAAAGAATATTCAGTACCTAAAATTAAACGGTAATTAGCTGGATCGATAGAATTGACTAAAGTTCGAGTCTttctgtattaaaattataatggaTCTTGGTAAGATCCCTGTGCGGTTTCATTTTTACCAGAAGCTGAAAGAATTACAAATCAGTTCTATTCCAACGACGAATAAGAAATATATCTAGAGGTAAGTACATGAAAAGCAAGGGTACTTGCATTTGCTGTAACCACTTTCTCCTCGTATGTCTCAAGGTCCGCTAAGTCTGTAGCGCAGTTGATGGGAACTAATGTTGCAAAGCTTTTAGCTGCTCCCCCCCCCTCCACCTGTCGTCATACAATGCCCCTCATTACACGTCGCATAAACTACAAACGGTTCTTCGGAAACTTCTAGAAGAATGCCTTGAAGGATGTTGAGGTTTAACTAATTAGTtgtacttagttattttttgtggtaTTCGTTGGTTAATGGTTTGCTTTCTGTCTTTACGAGCTGCTTTTCTTTATGCAGCTCGACAACATATACTTACTGTGAGACTCAAAGTATGTCTACCGCCTCTCCAAGGTATTAGTAGTTAGTCTACAAAAAAACTACTTGTATTTAGTAAGTAATGCCTAAATTTTGATGTCTTTCGTTTCAAAAGTTTCGTAGTAGGTATATCCAATGAGATAATAATGTTATCAGCCGAGGTGCAGCAAACGCTCTTTATTTTATACAGTCATTAAAAAAAGCAGATAAAAATTATCTCattgtaaaaacaaaactaaacttCGTGTGCagttatcatttaaataaataaattgcctcACATATacttaattgcaaaaaaaaacaatcatataaaactgcattatctagacacacggcagtgtgtccgccaagttcgagcaaaaaaaaagcgacacaccggccgtgggttatattacacgaaccatttcgggccaaattcgaccccctgtaactcaaaatctattttatttacgcatatcaaatttctagtatctgttgagaagttttaataaaaaattaaatacttgattcattgcgtttagtaggtttataacaaggtgtatgaaaacttgccaagtaacgtcattaaaaagtaatagtagattttgttcgtccgttccctctagtcgaagtgctaattgatatctttgaagaagaagagtatgatgtgttgctgtggctgtattatgaaaatagattaccaatcgaccctatctttaaaaagtagagatgatgaaggatactaccaaatactgattcaaaagcatctgtattgtaatgaaaacaaaaggaagttttgccgactaaataaaaaacaattcaattctggttttactaaaattatatagatgttattaagcgctagaccatgttgagatgcatacggccgcgcgcggctcacgaaattcgtcggccgcgcgcgactgtcgctggcctcggcagcggcgccatacattttcataggttgactattgtcgcgcgcggccgacgactgtcgtaagccgcgcgcggctgtcgtagccgctatccacggaattctaccttaactatttttaactgaggtatgtgtatggaacttggtacttattcagatctcacttcttttataggcgaagcattcccatattatcgaacttggcagtctttcaaatttttgttttgggtgggatattcCTTTCCAGATTTGAACCATATATAACTGCGGATTACTATATCATGTATCACTAGTATAAGTATGTCAAATATATTAAGGTAGTTTCCCATTATCTTAATAGTAAGGATGGTCAAAAGTCAAGGGTTATAGTTGAGCTGCTATCATTTTCGAAATATTTATGCAAGTACGTAGGTGGTCAGTAAAAGGTTAAACGATCAGCTTTTGaagattcaatatttttttatttagccatTACATCAATAGAGCATATGAATGTATTACACACGAAGAGTTTATCCAGACGTCTCTTTAACACATTGGTGCAAGTTTGATAGGCTCATTGTTTGCCGCTACCCACACAGTTCCACTGTCAGCCACACCGTAGATCTCCACAGCGGCCTTGCCAACTACCTCTGGTACCTGCATCACAGCTTCTGCCATCAGTTTCTTGAAACCAGCTTCTTGAATGTCCCATATTTTGCCATCCAATATTGAAGTTTTTGTGAATCCCGGACAAACGGCAATGACTCTCACACCAGTTATGTTGTAGTTAAACGGATGCCCAAGCGATCTGGTAAAGCCCAATACAGCATGTTTCGAAGTTTTATAGTAGGGTAGCCAAGAATTGTACTCTaatacacaaattgaagatacATTGAAGATTGTACCACCTCGACCTCCCTGGTCGACTCTCCAGTGCTCGAAGAACTTCATGCTCCATTCCATCAAAGCTATGCAGTTGATTTCCATAGTCTTCCTGAGATCACTCTCATCTAATATGCCCGCGTTGTTGATTAAAACAtcaacttcatattttttgaaaatatcacTGCTGACTTTTTCCAAATCTTTTGTTATATCACATTTAATGAAAACTGCTTtatcttttccatatttttcatttagtGTTTGGACAGCTGTGATACCTACAGCTTCAGTGATGTCCAAAAGGATTACAGTTTTGGctccattttgtaaaaactggtcCGCCATTTCATACCCTATGCCCCCTGCGCCTCCAGTTATCACTATCActttgtttttagggtttcgaTCCATTTCCAGTTAAAGTTTAATATgaatttgggtattatatatTGCGGCACTGCACTTAATAAGATACTAAAGAAAAATAGTGGTCATATTCGCTAATATATATGCATATCACATCTTATCTgataattcttattttttgtagagtaggtattattatcgtttttgttttgtactcTGCGGTTCTTTTTCTAAAAGaagtttttattcatcatttgaaataattttatcagtttatattttaataaatgacaaaaaactattttattccCAGGTTTAGGAAATAATCTGGAATTTTGCgactaataaaattgttttgcgATTTTATTCGTAATCTTTCCTCATTCGATATATCTTTTGGACGATCCTAGTTCTTAGAAACAACTTACAAATACGGGAGTCGGGACCTACGAGCATAATAATCAAAAAGCAAATCCACATGAAATTGCATTATATTCCTTTTCAGACTTATATTTAGAACTATGGATAAGTACGGATTACTAGTAAAAGTGTGACAAACAAACTGAGGTAGTTCCGCATTATCTTAATAGTAAGGATGGTCATAAGTCAAGGGTTATAATATTGTCGAGTTGCTATCATTTCCTAAATATTTATGGAAGTATATAGGTGGTCAGAAACAGGTTAAACGATTAGAGTTTaaggatttaataaaaaaaaattgccatagATCACCCTACATCATTAGGGCATAtgaatttacattttacattcGAAGAGTTAGTTTATCAAGAGTTCTTTTTAATACATTGGTGCAAGTTTGATGGGCTCATTGTTTGCCGCTACCCACACAGTTCCACTGTCAGCCACACCGTAGATCTCCACAGCGGCCTTGCCAACTACCTCTGGTACCTGCATCACCACATCTTCCATCACTTTATTGAAACCAGCTTCGTGAATGTCCCATGATTTTCCACCCAATATTGTAGTTTTTGTGAATCCAGGACAGATGGCAATGACTCTCACACCAGTTATGTTGTAGTTAAAAGGATGCCCAAGCGATCTGGTAAAGCCCAATACAGCttgttttgaagttttataGTAGACTAGCCAAGGATTGTACTCGAATCCATAAATTGAAGCTACATTGAAGATTGTACCACCTCGACCTCCCTGATCGACTCTCCAGTGCTCGAAGAACTTCATGCTCCATTCCATCAAAGCTATACAGTTGATTTCCATCGTCTTCCTGAGATCACTCTCATCTGATATTCCCGCGTTGTTGATTAGAACATCAACttcatatttttggaaaatatcaCTGCTGacttttttcaaatcttttGTTATATCACATTTAATGAAAACTGCTTtatcttttccatatttttcatttagtGTTTGGGCAACTGTAACGCCGGCTGCTTCAGTGATGTCCAAAAGGATTACAGTTTTGGctccattttgtaaaaactgatCCGCCATTTCATACCCTATGCCCCCTGCGGCTCCAGTTATCACTACCACTTTGTCTTTAGGGTTTCGATCCATTTTCAGTTATAGTTTAATATgaatttgggtattatatacTGCGGCACTGCACTTAATAAGATACTGACGTAAATGGTGGTCATATTCGCTAATATATATGCACATCACATCTTATCtgataattgttattttttgtagagCAGGTATTATTagcgattttgttttattttatgcagTTCTTTTCTAAAAAAGGTTGGatttttattcatcatttgaaataaatt from Helicoverpa armigera isolate CAAS_96S chromosome 2, ASM3070526v1, whole genome shotgun sequence includes these protein-coding regions:
- the LOC135116654 gene encoding alcohol dehydrogenase 2-like; amino-acid sequence: MDRNPKDKVVVITGAAGGIGYEMADQFLQNGAKTVILLDITEAAGVTVAQTLNEKYGKDKAVFIKCDITKDLKKVSSDIFQKYEVDVLINNAGISDESDLRKTMEINCIALMEWSMKFFEHWRVDQGGRGGTIFNVASIYGFEYNPWLVYYKTSKQAVLGFTRSLGHPFNYNITGVRVIAICPGFTKTTILGGKSWDIHEAGFNKVMEDVVMQVPEVVGKAAVEIYGVADSGTVWVAANNEPIKLAPMY
- the LOC126055276 gene encoding 15-hydroxyprostaglandin dehydrogenase [NAD(+)]-like produces the protein MDRNPKNKVIVITGGAGGIGYEMADQFLQNGAKTVILLDITEAVGITAVQTLNEKYGKDKAVFIKCDITKDLEKVSSDIFKKYEVDVLINNAGILDESDLRKTMEINCIALMEWSMKFFEHWRVDQGGRGGTIFNVSSICVLEYNSWLPYYKTSKHAVLGFTRSLGHPFNYNITGVRVIAVCPGFTKTSILDGKIWDIQEAGFKKLMAEAVMQVPEVVGKAAVEIYGVADSGTVWVAANNEPIKLAPMC
- the LOC110378477 gene encoding cytochrome P450 9e2 isoform X1; translation: MLCNKLHTLSHTELGCEMMMLLLCLAVLVVVVVFYLQKAHSTFKEKGVKYLNTIPILTDLCSMLMPSEHIGETIKSLYNSYPEERFVGKYDFLKESVVIRDIELLKKITIKDFEHFVDHSSPGPDDSLFGRSLFFLKGHEWKDMRTSLSPAFTSSKIRQMVPFMMEVGEQMILSLKKKLKNSGGDYIDVECKDLTTRFANDVIASCAFGLKVDSHADEDNEFYKMGKAVSSFKFSQILFFILLSSLPFVNKLIAIDVVPKPAQDFFRRLVLDAMKEREQKNIFRPDMIHLLMEAKKGKLSHEEVKSKDEAAGFATVEESTVGRKQLTRVWKDDDLVSQAFLFFAAGFESVSSSMSFLLYELALNPDVQERLAQEIRDYDAKSGGKFDFSSIQSLKYMDMVISELLRRWPPFVVLDRQCTKDYNLGKPNPDSEKDYILREGADILVPVYGIHLNPEYFPNPEKFDPERFSDENKHNIKPFTYMPFGNGPRNCLGSRFALCEMKVITYQLIRHMVLSPCEKTSIPAKLSPDQFNLRLEGGHWLRFRLRD
- the LOC110378477 gene encoding cytochrome P450 9e2 isoform X2, which codes for MMMLLLCLAVLVVVVVFYLQKAHSTFKEKGVKYLNTIPILTDLCSMLMPSEHIGETIKSLYNSYPEERFVGKYDFLKESVVIRDIELLKKITIKDFEHFVDHSSPGPDDSLFGRSLFFLKGHEWKDMRTSLSPAFTSSKIRQMVPFMMEVGEQMILSLKKKLKNSGGDYIDVECKDLTTRFANDVIASCAFGLKVDSHADEDNEFYKMGKAVSSFKFSQILFFILLSSLPFVNKLIAIDVVPKPAQDFFRRLVLDAMKEREQKNIFRPDMIHLLMEAKKGKLSHEEVKSKDEAAGFATVEESTVGRKQLTRVWKDDDLVSQAFLFFAAGFESVSSSMSFLLYELALNPDVQERLAQEIRDYDAKSGGKFDFSSIQSLKYMDMVISELLRRWPPFVVLDRQCTKDYNLGKPNPDSEKDYILREGADILVPVYGIHLNPEYFPNPEKFDPERFSDENKHNIKPFTYMPFGNGPRNCLGSRFALCEMKVITYQLIRHMVLSPCEKTSIPAKLSPDQFNLRLEGGHWLRFRLRD